Proteins found in one Pontibacter sp. SGAir0037 genomic segment:
- a CDS encoding phosphoenolpyruvate carboxylase, protein MIKERTFMSGTANSTLQIYNKQVGLKFQLYNSLFTALPFHRVEKTGVLLSIFLVHCEEGYAKQQSPVEIISSFLKQYTSYKHEQEQIDLLYRFVQYAERQVVLFDALEDAAYRDINDTTGAGTLKHLKSELMHPQAQVQLAEKLKDFSVRLVLTAHPTQFYPSEVLGIINDLSKALMSDNTAQVNSYLQQLGKTPFFKNEKPTPYDEAVNLIWYLENVFYQSAGQILHYLKSQFPKEVSNTNQLIRLGFWPGGDRDGNPFVNAGITLKVALALRGSIIKSYYLDVRRLKRRLTFKGVADVLAKLEDKLYNNLFIPGYEIDLTKEEILDTLTRIRETIIQRHNSLFLDMVETLLRKVELFGLFFASLDVRQDSSVHAELLETIAQETTALPKNYKELTDDEKMEALLAADATVDAAELENELFRDTIETMQAIKTIQLGNGEDGCHRYIISHSTKALDVMEVYGLFLLSGWQRHELTIDIVPLFESIEDLRNAADVMQSLYENKTYRAHLRARDNIQTIMLGFSDGTKDGGYLMANWSIYKAKEQLTQISKQYDVEVIFFDGRGGPPARGGGRTHQFYASMGNNISNKEIQLTIQGQTISSNFGTKDSAQFNMEQLLHAGIRSNLFTSQDTTLKPEEEELLVRLADESFKAYSELKNHPEFLEYLNYASPLRYYAEANIGSRPSKRKPGKLNLNDLRAVPYVGSWSQLKQNLPGYYGVGFAMQKLEEEGKGEAIKELYQRSLFFKTLMDNCEMAMSKCFFPLTAFLAKHKNYGELWKKIYEEFERSKKYVLGLSGATHLMEDKPVNRLSIQMRQRIELPLLTIQQYALTKIREMEEENKPAGNKQVYEKLVMRCSFGIINAERNSA, encoded by the coding sequence TTGATTAAAGAAAGAACTTTTATGAGCGGCACTGCTAATAGTACCTTACAGATTTACAATAAACAGGTAGGTCTAAAATTCCAGTTGTACAACAGCCTTTTTACTGCACTTCCTTTTCACCGCGTGGAGAAGACAGGTGTGCTGTTATCTATTTTCCTGGTGCACTGCGAAGAAGGTTATGCCAAGCAACAAAGCCCTGTAGAAATCATCAGTTCATTCCTGAAACAATATACCTCTTATAAGCACGAGCAAGAGCAGATTGATCTGTTATATCGTTTTGTACAGTATGCAGAACGGCAGGTTGTTCTTTTTGATGCTTTGGAAGATGCTGCCTACCGCGATATAAACGATACTACCGGAGCAGGAACTTTAAAGCATCTGAAGTCAGAACTGATGCACCCGCAGGCACAGGTGCAGCTGGCCGAAAAGTTAAAGGATTTTTCGGTAAGGCTGGTGTTAACGGCACATCCCACGCAGTTTTACCCGAGTGAAGTGCTGGGCATCATCAATGATTTGTCGAAAGCGCTTATGAGCGACAATACGGCCCAGGTAAACAGCTACCTTCAGCAGTTAGGAAAAACTCCTTTCTTCAAAAACGAAAAGCCGACACCTTACGACGAAGCCGTTAACCTGATCTGGTACCTAGAAAATGTCTTTTATCAATCAGCCGGACAAATCCTGCATTACCTGAAAAGCCAGTTTCCGAAAGAAGTAAGTAATACAAACCAGCTTATCCGGCTTGGCTTCTGGCCGGGGGGCGACCGGGACGGCAATCCTTTTGTAAATGCAGGCATCACTCTAAAAGTAGCGCTGGCTTTACGGGGCAGTATCATTAAATCCTATTACCTGGATGTGCGCCGGTTAAAGAGAAGGCTCACCTTTAAAGGTGTGGCTGATGTTTTGGCTAAACTCGAAGATAAGCTATACAACAATCTGTTTATACCGGGTTATGAAATAGATCTTACCAAAGAAGAGATTCTGGATACCCTCACCCGTATCCGTGAAACTATTATTCAGCGCCACAACAGCCTGTTTCTGGACATGGTTGAAACGCTTCTCCGGAAGGTGGAGCTGTTCGGGCTATTCTTTGCCTCGCTTGATGTTCGCCAGGATAGTTCAGTGCATGCTGAACTTCTGGAAACAATTGCCCAGGAAACCACTGCGCTGCCAAAAAACTACAAAGAGCTAACGGATGACGAGAAAATGGAGGCTTTGCTTGCAGCAGATGCAACAGTTGATGCTGCTGAGCTGGAAAATGAGCTGTTCCGTGATACGATAGAGACAATGCAGGCCATCAAAACCATTCAGCTCGGAAACGGGGAGGATGGCTGCCACAGGTACATTATCAGCCACAGCACAAAAGCACTGGATGTAATGGAGGTTTATGGCTTGTTCCTGCTAAGCGGCTGGCAGCGCCACGAATTAACGATAGATATAGTACCGCTGTTTGAGTCTATCGAAGACTTGAGAAATGCAGCTGATGTCATGCAATCGCTTTATGAGAACAAAACCTATAGAGCTCATCTGAGAGCGCGCGACAATATCCAAACCATTATGCTGGGCTTTTCGGATGGTACGAAAGATGGTGGATATTTAATGGCGAACTGGAGCATTTACAAAGCAAAAGAACAGCTTACCCAGATATCGAAGCAGTATGATGTGGAGGTGATCTTCTTTGATGGCAGAGGAGGACCTCCGGCACGCGGCGGCGGCAGGACCCATCAGTTTTACGCTTCGATGGGAAATAATATCTCCAATAAAGAAATACAGCTGACGATTCAGGGGCAAACCATCAGTTCTAACTTCGGAACAAAAGATTCTGCCCAGTTTAATATGGAGCAGTTGCTGCATGCGGGTATCAGAAGTAACCTGTTTACGTCGCAGGATACTACCCTGAAACCTGAAGAAGAAGAACTGCTGGTGCGGCTTGCCGATGAAAGTTTCAAGGCATACAGTGAGCTGAAGAATCATCCGGAATTTCTGGAGTACCTGAACTATGCCAGCCCGTTGCGGTATTATGCCGAAGCGAATATCGGGAGCAGGCCCTCTAAACGCAAACCGGGTAAGTTAAACCTGAATGATTTGCGCGCCGTGCCTTATGTCGGCTCCTGGAGCCAGTTGAAGCAGAACCTGCCGGGTTATTACGGAGTAGGTTTTGCCATGCAGAAACTCGAAGAAGAAGGCAAGGGAGAAGCTATAAAAGAGCTTTACCAGCGTTCGCTTTTCTTTAAGACGCTGATGGACAACTGCGAAATGGCCATGAGTAAATGTTTCTTTCCGCTTACGGCTTTTCTGGCCAAGCACAAGAACTATGGAGAACTCTGGAAGAAAATATACGAAGAGTTTGAGCGATCGAAGAAGTATGTACTGGGCTTGTCCGGTGCTACTCATTTAATGGAAGACAAACCAGTGAACAGGCTGTCAATACAGATGCGCCAGCGCATTGAATTGCCTCTTTTAACCATACAGCAATATGCACTTACCAAGATAAGAGAAATGGAAGAAGAGAATAAACCAGCCGGCAACAAGCAGGTATACGAAAAGCTGGTAATGCGCTGCTCGTTTGGTATTATCAATGCGGAGCGAAATTCTGCTTAA
- a CDS encoding serine hydrolase: protein MKTGKLLAIFLLIFIFGCQINEASEAAIPEAISAESELLSYVFLKSNNPSLSADIAADISGPNIILTVPDHVNPEQLVATYTTRSAKSKLYVDDAEQVSSLTRNDFSSPVYYKLVTETGAAISFNVELNSYFPDLDLAARQVMQRYKIPGLSVAIVRNEKLVATKSYGYANIEQNELVKNNSKFRIASLSKPITAIAVLKLVQEGKLSLNDRVFGSRGVLQFDYGTPRPGSDIDKITVEHLLEHKSGWVNEKGDPMFMNFSSSQKELITDALLNKPLKYTPGTSYNYSNLGYCILGRIIEKVSGMPYAAYIRTEILLPSGITDMEIAGNTFEQHLPQEVKYYQNDATPYMYNISRMDANGGWVATATDLMKFMVRIDRNPSKQDFVLSSLLKRSYLGFLNWSHSGSLPGTSAMLTRLNDEFSFVVLANTRNEEQPLLVAEEINNAIKDVILQHQVWPDVDLFDNTSTTNLIQLAAQQEEVE, encoded by the coding sequence ATGAAAACGGGAAAACTTTTAGCCATTTTTCTCCTGATTTTTATATTTGGTTGCCAGATTAACGAAGCCAGCGAAGCTGCTATTCCAGAGGCGATTTCTGCCGAATCGGAATTGCTTTCCTATGTCTTCTTAAAATCGAATAACCCAAGCCTTTCGGCAGACATTGCTGCCGACATTTCAGGACCAAACATTATACTTACAGTTCCGGACCATGTTAACCCGGAGCAGCTTGTTGCAACCTACACCACCCGATCTGCCAAATCGAAGCTGTATGTAGACGATGCTGAGCAGGTCAGCAGCCTGACAAGGAATGATTTCTCCAGCCCCGTATATTATAAACTGGTAACTGAAACAGGCGCTGCGATTAGTTTTAATGTAGAGCTTAACTCTTACTTTCCTGATCTGGACCTCGCGGCGCGACAGGTAATGCAACGGTATAAGATACCGGGTTTGTCGGTTGCCATTGTCAGGAACGAAAAGCTGGTAGCAACCAAGAGCTATGGGTATGCAAACATCGAACAGAACGAACTGGTCAAAAACAACAGTAAGTTCAGGATTGCCAGTCTTTCAAAGCCTATTACAGCCATTGCCGTTCTTAAATTGGTACAAGAGGGTAAGTTAAGCTTAAACGACAGAGTGTTTGGCAGCCGTGGTGTGCTTCAGTTTGACTATGGTACTCCAAGACCTGGCTCTGATATAGATAAAATAACTGTGGAGCATCTGCTGGAGCATAAATCAGGCTGGGTGAACGAGAAGGGAGACCCGATGTTCATGAACTTTAGCTCCTCACAAAAGGAGCTGATAACTGACGCCTTACTTAACAAGCCTTTGAAATATACCCCCGGCACCAGTTACAACTACTCCAACCTAGGCTACTGCATACTAGGCCGCATCATCGAAAAAGTTTCAGGCATGCCTTATGCCGCATATATCCGAACAGAAATACTGCTTCCTTCGGGCATTACAGATATGGAGATTGCCGGAAATACCTTTGAGCAACACCTTCCGCAAGAAGTAAAGTACTACCAGAACGATGCTACGCCCTATATGTATAACATCAGCCGCATGGATGCCAATGGAGGCTGGGTAGCAACCGCTACAGACCTGATGAAGTTTATGGTGCGCATAGACAGGAACCCGTCTAAGCAGGACTTTGTACTGAGCAGCCTTTTAAAAAGAAGTTACCTGGGATTTCTGAATTGGAGCCATTCCGGCTCTTTACCGGGCACTTCGGCGATGCTAACCAGGCTGAATGACGAGTTTAGCTTTGTTGTACTGGCTAACACCCGCAACGAAGAGCAACCGCTGTTAGTGGCTGAAGAGATTAACAATGCTATAAAAGATGTGATTCTGCAACACCAGGTATGGCCGGATGTGGATCTGTTCGATAATACCTCAACTACCAATCTCATACAATTAGCTGCACAGCAGGAAGAGGTGGAATAA
- a CDS encoding aldo/keto reductase, protein MKYSKLGKSSLQVSGVSFGCMSLSGSEDENIKLLHRAFDKGINFYDTADLYGAGANEATVGKAFKNLRNKVLLATKAGNQLRADGSGWDWNPSKSYILEAVEKSLKRLQTDYIDLYQLHGGTIEDPIDETIEAFELLKQQGKIRYYGISSIRPNVIREYVKRSGIVSVMMQYSLLDRRPEETALELLQENQVGVLARGSFAQGLLLGKEPKSYLSYSSVEVSKAAEAITSVAATTRDAATVAGRFVLQNGAVTSVVAGIRTEEQLEQALLIADAPALSEEEMAYLKQAIAVNQYEQHR, encoded by the coding sequence ATGAAGTATAGTAAACTAGGAAAGTCCTCGCTTCAGGTGAGCGGGGTAAGTTTTGGATGTATGTCTTTGAGCGGTAGCGAAGACGAGAACATCAAATTGCTGCATCGTGCATTCGATAAAGGAATAAACTTTTATGATACCGCTGATCTGTATGGGGCAGGTGCGAATGAAGCTACCGTGGGCAAAGCCTTTAAAAACCTGCGCAACAAAGTGCTTTTAGCCACAAAAGCAGGTAATCAACTGCGCGCAGATGGGAGTGGCTGGGACTGGAACCCGAGCAAAAGCTACATCCTGGAAGCTGTAGAGAAAAGTTTAAAGCGGCTGCAAACTGATTATATTGATTTGTATCAGCTGCATGGCGGAACCATAGAAGACCCGATAGACGAAACCATCGAAGCCTTTGAACTGCTGAAACAACAAGGTAAGATCAGGTACTACGGTATTTCCTCTATCAGGCCCAATGTGATCCGGGAATACGTGAAGCGCTCAGGCATTGTGAGTGTTATGATGCAATATAGCCTGCTCGACAGAAGGCCGGAGGAAACTGCTTTAGAATTGCTGCAGGAAAACCAGGTGGGGGTGCTGGCAAGGGGAAGCTTTGCACAGGGCCTCTTACTGGGGAAGGAGCCTAAAAGCTACCTGAGTTATAGCTCGGTTGAAGTTTCGAAAGCAGCTGAAGCTATTACGTCTGTTGCAGCTACTACTAGAGATGCGGCAACAGTGGCCGGGCGGTTTGTGCTACAAAATGGGGCTGTCACTTCGGTAGTGGCCGGTATACGCACCGAGGAGCAACTGGAGCAGGCGTTGCTTATAGCGGATGCTCCGGCTTTATCTGAAGAAGAAATGGCTTATTTAAAGCAAGCAATAGCTGTTAATCAATACGAGCAGCACCGTTAA
- a CDS encoding aldo/keto reductase, translating to MHYRKLGKTGFNISEISLGTWQVGGRWGDPFNDKNAETIINKAIDAGVNFIDTADVYSDGLSEAAVARVVKNRSEEIFIATKCGRQIQPHTAEGYTAEKLVKYVEESLQNMKLDTLDLVQLHCPPTEVYNRPEIFEAFDRLKEQGKIKNLGVSVELVDEALMAMQYPNVATVQIIYNMFRLKPHERFFARAKENNCGIIVRVPLASGLLTGKMSADTTFGPEDHRSFNRNGEAFDKGETFSGVDFNLGLEAVEELKKLFPGQEPLAAWALRWVLMFPEVSTVIPGASKPEQVDSNIQAAELPALTQNQMQGVQQIYDKYIKPTVHDLW from the coding sequence ATGCATTACAGAAAACTAGGAAAAACAGGATTCAATATTTCTGAAATATCATTAGGAACCTGGCAGGTCGGTGGGCGCTGGGGCGATCCTTTTAATGATAAGAATGCGGAAACGATCATCAACAAAGCAATTGATGCCGGAGTTAATTTTATTGATACTGCGGATGTATACAGTGATGGCCTGAGCGAAGCGGCTGTGGCGAGAGTTGTAAAAAACAGAAGCGAGGAAATTTTCATAGCTACGAAATGCGGTCGCCAGATTCAGCCGCACACGGCTGAAGGATATACGGCGGAAAAGCTGGTAAAGTATGTTGAGGAAAGCCTGCAGAACATGAAACTCGACACGCTCGATCTGGTTCAGCTACATTGCCCGCCAACTGAAGTATATAATCGGCCTGAGATTTTTGAAGCCTTTGACAGGCTAAAGGAGCAGGGGAAGATAAAGAATTTAGGTGTTAGTGTGGAACTGGTGGATGAGGCGCTGATGGCAATGCAGTACCCGAATGTGGCGACGGTGCAGATCATCTACAACATGTTCCGTTTAAAGCCTCATGAAAGATTCTTTGCCAGAGCCAAAGAAAACAACTGCGGCATAATTGTGCGGGTGCCGCTTGCCAGCGGTTTGCTGACAGGTAAAATGTCTGCCGACACTACATTTGGTCCTGAAGATCACAGGTCCTTTAACCGGAACGGAGAAGCGTTTGATAAAGGCGAGACGTTTTCGGGTGTGGATTTTAACCTGGGGTTGGAAGCGGTAGAGGAGCTGAAAAAGCTGTTTCCCGGTCAGGAGCCTTTGGCAGCCTGGGCCTTAAGATGGGTGCTGATGTTTCCGGAAGTTAGCACGGTGATTCCTGGTGCATCCAAGCCGGAGCAGGTAGATTCCAACATACAGGCAGCAGAACTGCCTGCCCTCACACAAAATCAGATGCAAGGGGTGCAGCAGATTTACGATAAGTACATCAAACCCACGGTGCATGATTTATGGTAA
- a CDS encoding toxin-antitoxin system YwqK family antitoxin has protein sequence MKKITVLISLFSFSLFLEANKAHAQLKHFPVINLFFKNQFDKQGLHHGRWVTFTEGTAPEERTKVKGRYKHGFMVGKWRTFYPDNSLKLVEKCRKKGWESLIHTTQYYPNGTVAVTGTAAYSLIPDSTRYYRTGEWVYYHQDASLDRKEKYEDGWPVKTTYADGRVVVSKPAKAAVKKYKPGERPAFVKKNSFKMTTDSEGQQIIINYDAQGDSTITVLPPRTKD, from the coding sequence ATGAAAAAGATTACCGTCCTTATTTCCCTTTTTAGCTTTTCGCTGTTTTTAGAAGCAAACAAAGCCCATGCCCAGTTAAAACATTTCCCTGTTATCAACCTGTTCTTTAAAAACCAGTTCGACAAGCAGGGCTTACACCATGGCAGATGGGTAACCTTTACCGAAGGTACAGCTCCTGAAGAAAGAACAAAGGTGAAGGGCCGCTACAAACATGGCTTTATGGTAGGCAAATGGCGCACCTTCTACCCCGACAACAGTTTAAAACTGGTAGAAAAATGCCGGAAAAAAGGCTGGGAAAGCCTTATTCATACTACCCAATACTATCCTAACGGAACGGTGGCCGTTACGGGCACCGCAGCATACAGCCTGATACCGGATAGCACCCGTTATTACCGTACCGGAGAGTGGGTTTACTATCACCAGGATGCTTCCCTCGACCGGAAAGAAAAGTATGAGGACGGATGGCCGGTTAAAACCACTTATGCCGATGGACGCGTAGTAGTCTCCAAGCCAGCCAAAGCAGCTGTTAAAAAGTATAAACCAGGTGAAAGACCTGCTTTTGTGAAGAAAAACAGCTTTAAAATGACCACTGACAGCGAAGGACAGCAAATCATCATAAATTATGATGCCCAGGGAGACAGCACCATTACTGTATTACCTCCCCGGACAAAAGACTGA
- a CDS encoding M48 family metalloprotease, whose translation MKKYIAICFTFCSMLLLDSCAKNPVTGKREFMFISEEQEIAMGKEADPQIVSEFGLYDNATLQNFIKEKGQQMAKISHRNNLQYEFRVLDSPVINAFAVPGGYVYFTRGILAHFNNEAQFAGVLGHEIGHVAARHTAQQQSKSVLAQGALIVGMVVSPEFGQFAEAASQGVGLLFLKFGRDAERESDRLGVEYSSKIGYDAQYMADFFQTLHRQQVAAGGEEIPDFLSTHPSPEDRYATVQQLAAEWKQKLSLTSPQVNRNNYLRMIDGIVYGEDPKQGFVESSVFYHPELKFQFPVPNGWQHQNSPTQFQMAPKDGKAIMNLTLAAGSSLSAAAQQLVQQYQLEVLESKNVTVNNIQALAMVVDQKPQQQQQQQQQQQQQAIRGLIYLYQYGGNIYNLMGISTQTDFNNYAPAFQATMQAFKALTDTEKLNRQPERVRVKTVAQATTLTQALQNYKVASNRMEEMAILNGMQLSDRLEKGTLIKVIEK comes from the coding sequence ATGAAAAAATATATTGCCATCTGTTTTACCTTTTGCAGCATGCTTTTGTTGGATTCCTGTGCCAAAAACCCTGTTACTGGTAAACGAGAGTTTATGTTTATTTCGGAGGAGCAGGAAATTGCTATGGGCAAAGAAGCCGATCCGCAGATTGTAAGTGAATTCGGCCTGTACGATAATGCCACCTTGCAAAACTTTATTAAGGAAAAAGGCCAGCAGATGGCAAAGATCTCTCACCGGAATAACCTGCAATACGAGTTTAGGGTGCTTGATTCGCCTGTGATTAATGCCTTTGCCGTACCGGGAGGTTATGTTTATTTTACAAGGGGCATACTCGCACATTTCAACAACGAGGCGCAGTTTGCCGGTGTGCTGGGTCATGAAATAGGGCATGTGGCGGCGCGGCATACCGCGCAACAGCAAAGCAAGTCTGTTCTGGCTCAGGGAGCTCTTATTGTGGGTATGGTGGTATCGCCGGAGTTCGGGCAATTTGCCGAAGCTGCCTCTCAGGGGGTTGGTTTGTTGTTTCTTAAATTCGGAAGAGACGCCGAACGCGAATCGGATAGGTTAGGCGTGGAGTATTCTTCTAAAATTGGGTATGATGCTCAATATATGGCAGACTTTTTTCAGACACTGCACCGCCAGCAGGTAGCAGCAGGAGGAGAGGAGATACCTGATTTCCTTTCTACACACCCTTCTCCGGAAGACAGGTATGCTACTGTGCAGCAACTGGCGGCTGAATGGAAGCAGAAATTAAGCTTAACCAGTCCGCAGGTAAACCGCAACAATTATCTGCGCATGATCGACGGTATTGTGTATGGCGAAGACCCTAAGCAGGGCTTTGTAGAAAGCAGCGTTTTTTACCACCCGGAACTCAAGTTCCAGTTTCCGGTACCGAATGGCTGGCAGCATCAGAATTCGCCTACCCAGTTCCAGATGGCCCCTAAAGATGGAAAAGCTATCATGAATTTAACTTTGGCAGCAGGATCGTCTTTGTCAGCGGCGGCACAGCAACTGGTGCAGCAATACCAGTTAGAGGTGCTGGAGTCTAAGAACGTGACGGTGAACAATATTCAGGCGCTTGCCATGGTCGTTGATCAGAAGCCGCAGCAACAACAGCAACAGCAGCAGCAGCAGCAGCAGCAGGCAATAAGAGGACTGATATACCTGTACCAGTACGGCGGCAATATCTACAACCTTATGGGGATCAGCACGCAAACCGATTTCAATAATTATGCACCTGCTTTTCAGGCTACCATGCAGGCATTTAAAGCTTTAACTGACACAGAAAAGTTAAACAGACAGCCGGAAAGGGTGCGGGTGAAAACAGTAGCACAGGCTACGACATTAACCCAGGCCTTACAGAACTATAAAGTAGCATCTAACAGAATGGAGGAAATGGCCATCCTCAACGGCATGCAGTTATCAGACAGGCTGGAGAAAGGCACACTGATTAAAGTAATCGAAAAATAA
- a CDS encoding galactokinase, with protein MDFKGIQEKFEELYGKAPMLVRSPGRINLIGEHTDYNDGFVLPAAIDKEMIIAISENGRTNCRLYSYDFQESFETELGNLKPSETGWANYILGVVDQMQKAGYTIGGFDCVFGGNVPVGAGLSSSAALECGAAFALSQLFNLGVERTQLAKFAQKAEHEFAGVKCGIMDQFASVMGKENHALRLDCRSLDFSYFPINLQNYQIVLCDTQVKHSLASSEYNTRRQECEQGVAAVQQKHPEVKSLRDVTLPMLEEVKQAIGTVVYNRCRYVIEENERLLAGCTLLEQGNIEGFGEKMYGSHTGLSALYEVSCPELDFLVDFTKNTAAVVGSRMMGGGFGGCTINLVLKEEKEAFISQIREAYRQEFGVDMKTYEVAISNGTSQLATA; from the coding sequence ATGGACTTTAAAGGTATCCAAGAAAAGTTTGAAGAACTGTATGGAAAAGCGCCGATGCTGGTGCGCTCTCCCGGAAGAATTAACCTGATTGGTGAACACACCGACTATAACGATGGTTTTGTACTCCCGGCTGCTATAGATAAAGAAATGATCATTGCGATTTCTGAAAACGGCCGTACCAACTGCCGCCTTTATTCTTACGATTTTCAGGAATCTTTCGAAACAGAACTCGGCAACCTGAAACCTTCTGAAACGGGCTGGGCAAACTACATTTTAGGCGTGGTGGACCAAATGCAAAAGGCTGGGTATACCATCGGTGGGTTCGACTGTGTTTTCGGGGGAAACGTTCCTGTTGGAGCCGGACTTTCGTCTTCTGCAGCCCTGGAATGCGGAGCAGCCTTTGCCCTGAGCCAGCTATTTAACCTTGGGGTAGAGAGAACACAGCTTGCTAAGTTTGCCCAGAAAGCAGAACATGAGTTTGCCGGTGTAAAATGTGGCATCATGGACCAGTTTGCCAGCGTAATGGGTAAAGAAAACCACGCCCTGCGGCTCGACTGCCGCTCCCTTGATTTCAGCTATTTCCCGATAAACCTGCAGAACTACCAGATCGTTTTATGCGATACCCAGGTAAAACATTCGCTGGCCAGTTCAGAGTATAATACCAGAAGGCAGGAATGTGAGCAAGGGGTAGCCGCAGTTCAGCAAAAACACCCGGAAGTGAAAAGCCTGCGCGATGTAACGCTGCCAATGCTGGAGGAAGTAAAGCAAGCCATCGGGACAGTAGTGTATAACCGTTGCCGCTATGTCATTGAAGAGAACGAGCGTTTGCTGGCAGGCTGTACCTTGTTAGAGCAGGGCAATATAGAAGGATTCGGAGAAAAGATGTATGGTTCGCATACAGGTTTATCCGCTTTATACGAAGTGAGCTGCCCTGAACTTGACTTTCTGGTAGATTTCACGAAAAATACGGCTGCCGTGGTAGGTAGCAGAATGATGGGAGGCGGCTTTGGCGGCTGTACCATTAACCTTGTACTTAAAGAAGAGAAGGAAGCTTTCATCAGCCAGATCAGGGAGGCTTATAGGCAGGAATTTGGAGTCGACATGAAGACCTATGAAGTTGCTATTTCAAACGGTACAAGCCAGCTTGCTACAGCCTAA
- a CDS encoding UDP-glucose--hexose-1-phosphate uridylyltransferase, whose amino-acid sequence MSQFNFEDHSHRRYNPLTAEWVQVSPHRAKRPWQGQEEQVSEAKRPAYDPTCYLCPGNTRANGEVNPDYTGTYSFQNDFAAITEDVPSGEMAEGEFFLAKSERGLCKVICFSPRHDLTIPEMEVEGIKEVVELWKKEYVELGARDYVNYVQIFENKGQVMGCSNPHPHGQIWAQESIPDEPLKKQLQFSRYYEKYGRTMLIDYLHAELEKKDRILFENEHFVGLIPFWAVWPFEAMIIPRRHISDITALTDAETRSLADAYKQLTVMYDNIFGISFPYSAGIHQAPTDGKEHPEWDMHLVFYPPLLRSATVKKFMVGYEMLANPQRDITPETSAALMRKLPKVHYKLQK is encoded by the coding sequence ATGAGTCAGTTTAATTTTGAGGACCATTCGCACAGAAGGTATAATCCTTTAACAGCTGAATGGGTTCAGGTTTCTCCTCACCGCGCCAAAAGGCCCTGGCAAGGACAGGAAGAGCAGGTCTCTGAGGCTAAAAGACCAGCTTATGATCCTACCTGCTACCTGTGCCCCGGCAATACACGTGCAAACGGCGAAGTAAATCCTGATTACACAGGCACCTATTCTTTTCAGAACGATTTTGCCGCTATTACAGAAGATGTACCGAGTGGCGAAATGGCGGAAGGAGAGTTTTTCCTGGCTAAAAGTGAAAGGGGGCTTTGCAAAGTAATCTGCTTCTCGCCCCGCCACGACCTTACCATACCCGAAATGGAGGTAGAAGGAATAAAAGAAGTCGTGGAGCTATGGAAGAAAGAATATGTGGAGCTTGGCGCCAGGGACTATGTTAACTATGTGCAGATTTTTGAGAACAAAGGTCAGGTAATGGGTTGCTCTAATCCGCACCCTCACGGGCAGATCTGGGCACAGGAATCCATTCCGGATGAACCGCTTAAGAAGCAGCTTCAGTTTTCCCGCTATTACGAAAAGTACGGCCGTACCATGCTGATCGACTATCTGCATGCCGAGCTTGAAAAAAAAGATCGTATTTTGTTCGAGAATGAGCATTTTGTAGGTTTAATTCCGTTTTGGGCAGTGTGGCCATTCGAAGCCATGATTATTCCACGAAGGCATATTTCGGATATAACGGCATTAACTGATGCAGAAACACGCTCGCTGGCCGATGCCTATAAACAGCTTACGGTGATGTACGATAATATTTTCGGCATCTCCTTTCCCTATTCAGCAGGCATACACCAGGCCCCTACCGATGGCAAAGAACACCCGGAATGGGACATGCACCTGGTATTTTACCCGCCCTTGCTTCGTTCCGCAACTGTAAAAAAATTTATGGTTGGCTACGAGATGCTGGCAAATCCGCAGCGAGACATAACACCGGAAACAAGCGCTGCTCTCATGCGAAAGCTGCCTAAAGTGCATTATAAATTACAGAAGTAG